The Sphingobacteriales bacterium genome contains the following window.
CCGGAAATGCCGGCTTGTATTACGGCGTCCAGAGTCTGCTTCAACTCCTTCGTGCCGATACCACGAAGAGCCTAAACTGCATGACGATTAACGACCAGCCGGCTTTTTCCTTTCGCGGAATGCACCTGGATGTCAGCAGGCATTTTTTCGGAGTTGATGTGGTAAGAAAGTACCTGGATGTCATGGCCAAACTGAAACTGAATCAGTTTCACTGGCACCTGACGGATGACCAGGGCTGGCGAATAGAAATAAAGAAATATCCCAAACTGACCGAAATCGGTGCATGGCGTACGGAAAAAAATGGAAAGAAAATTGGTGGTTTTTATACGCAGGATGAAATAAGACAGGTGTTACAATATGCGAAAGAACGCTTCATCACCATTATTCCGGAAATAGATTTGCCGGGGCATTCTTCCGCCATTATCGCTGCCTATCCTGAATTGGGCTGCTATAATAAACCCATAGACGTCCCGACAACATATGGCATCAAAGAGGATATCTTATGCCCGACTGATTCTACCTTTCAGTTCATCAAAGATGTAATGGATGAGCTATGCACCTTATTTCCGGGAAAATACATCCATATCGGTGGTGACGAGGTGCCTATCAAACATTGGCAGGAAAGCAGTATCGGGAAAACATTTACGTTGCAAAAAAATATTCCCGCAAAACAAATCCAGTCCTATTTCCTGCAGCAAACGGAAGATTATCTTGCAACCAAAGACAGGAAATGCATAGGATGGGGAGAAATCATGAACGGCACCGTTTCTAAGGATGTGACGGTAATGAGCTGGCGAGGTACAGCCGCAGGCATCAAGGCTGCCAAACTTGGAAATGATGTCATCATGACCCCCCGTCAGTTAACTTATTTTGACTATCATCAGGATTGGGATGAAGAAAAGGAAGAAATTTTCATGGTCTATCTGCCATTGGATGACGTCTATAATTTTGACCCCTTGTCTAAAGTTAAAGGAGCAGAAGCGCAGAAACATATTTTAGGCGGCCAGGCTTGTGTCTGGACAGAATATATTGAAGATGAAGTACGTTTACAGAATCAGATTTTTCCTCGCATCACTGCCCTGGCAGAATGTGTCTGGACTCAAAGGACGAATAAGAATTATTCCGGATTTTATAACCGTTTAACTTCTCTGAAGAATTATTTCGTCAAAGAAAAGGAACTGCCTCCGGTAGATATGGTTCGAATAAAACCTAAGAAAGATAAGGAAAAGAAAGACTAATATAGTACTCCTCTAATTCATGGTAATCATGACAACCCCTGTAACGATTACCCCTATGCCGGCAACTCTCATCCAATTCATCTGTTCATGGAAGATAAAATAAGACACTAGCAATAAACCCACTATTGTCATAGAAAAGAAAATACTGCTCACTACATTCAATGAAATAGTTTTCAGTGCCTCTGTCACACAGACCGAATTCAGCAAGCCAAAGACCAATGCAATGCTGAAGAATGTCCATTTTTTAACCGGCCTGTTCTGTACCATAGCAGCATATTTAAATCCTATATTGGTGAACACATTAAACACCACTCCTATTGTCAACATAAAGTAACTCATACAGCTTATTTTATTGTCACTAAATATACTTTCTTATACCGATTAAATCTTAAAACCCAAGTCTAATATTTTCTTTTTGTTAAAAAACATTCTCAACTAATTTATTTTCAGCTAATTACAATTTAGTGTATTATTTTTATACTACATATAGTCTATATGTTTGGTAGATTTTATAGATTTGTAAATGAAGTTTTTATATTTTCTGTTCATTTTACAACTATTTAATAATTCATTGTTCGGGCAACGGGCTAAGTTAAATCAAACAGCACTGTGGTTTCGACATTCCGTGAACCTGTCATTACCCAAAGAAATGAAACTAAGATCTGAAATTGAATACCGTTTGTTTGCAGCACCAAATGTTCGAACCAATCAGTATTTGTTCAGGTTAATAGCTGAAAAAAGATTTAAGAAGAACTGGACCGTCGGCGGTGGATTTGTACTATTTATGAATGGCTCAAATGATGTCAGAAACACCAGCAGACTGTTTGCGCCTGAGCCGCGGCCATTTATAGATATTGGATATAAACAGCAAATATCTGAAAAATTCAACATCAACCACCGATACAGAACAGAGTGGAGGTTTATAAAAAACACCAATACGGCGTATACAGAACTGGAAGATGGATTCAAAGATTATATAAGGTTCAGGTACCAAGTAGCAGTAGAATATATTCCATTTAAAACTGAAACATCAGATGTACGCTTAAGAGCCTTTAATGAAGTCATGATAAATGCAGGAAAGAAAGTAGGCAGAAATATATTTGATCAGAACAGAACTTCCTTTGGTGTACAATATAATATCAATAAATATATTGGTATAGAAGCCGCATATATCTACTGGATCCAGCAACAAGGTAATGGTGACACGTTTATCAGCAGACACATTGTGAGATTTGGCGTTATCAATAATTTTAATATTTCAGGTAAAAAACCTAAATCATAATAAATGGAAAAAATTAACCTGAAATATGTTGCCGCAACAATTGTTACTTTAAAAGTAGTACTGATTTCATTTTTATTCTGGAAAATTTTCAATACGCACCCCAACCCGCTCTATATGTTCAATTTTGATAAGGAATTTGTCTTATTTATTGGAGCTGGCTTCATCGCCCAGATTATTGACGGAGCCTTGGGTATGGCTTATGGTGTTAGTTGCTCCACTCTGTTGCTGAGCATAGGTGTTCCGCCTGCCATTGCATCCGCCAGTGTACACACCGCTGAAGTATTTACGACCGGTGTA
Protein-coding sequences here:
- a CDS encoding beta-N-acetylhexosaminidase; the protein is MKQFLFVILTAFCCNPILLKGQVSIIPLPNEIKAVEGKFNYSKGVSIKIIRGDDPTKRIVQLLTDSVKGKKINILPIAPNTLSVNINLQLPANSTIGAEGYSLEITPTGITISSTGNAGLYYGVQSLLQLLRADTTKSLNCMTINDQPAFSFRGMHLDVSRHFFGVDVVRKYLDVMAKLKLNQFHWHLTDDQGWRIEIKKYPKLTEIGAWRTEKNGKKIGGFYTQDEIRQVLQYAKERFITIIPEIDLPGHSSAIIAAYPELGCYNKPIDVPTTYGIKEDILCPTDSTFQFIKDVMDELCTLFPGKYIHIGGDEVPIKHWQESSIGKTFTLQKNIPAKQIQSYFLQQTEDYLATKDRKCIGWGEIMNGTVSKDVTVMSWRGTAAGIKAAKLGNDVIMTPRQLTYFDYHQDWDEEKEEIFMVYLPLDDVYNFDPLSKVKGAEAQKHILGGQACVWTEYIEDEVRLQNQIFPRITALAECVWTQRTNKNYSGFYNRLTSLKNYFVKEKELPPVDMVRIKPKKDKEKKD
- a CDS encoding EamA family transporter, which translates into the protein MSYFMLTIGVVFNVFTNIGFKYAAMVQNRPVKKWTFFSIALVFGLLNSVCVTEALKTISLNVVSSIFFSMTIVGLLLVSYFIFHEQMNWMRVAGIGVIVTGVVMITMN
- a CDS encoding DUF2490 domain-containing protein encodes the protein MKFLYFLFILQLFNNSLFGQRAKLNQTALWFRHSVNLSLPKEMKLRSEIEYRLFAAPNVRTNQYLFRLIAEKRFKKNWTVGGGFVLFMNGSNDVRNTSRLFAPEPRPFIDIGYKQQISEKFNINHRYRTEWRFIKNTNTAYTELEDGFKDYIRFRYQVAVEYIPFKTETSDVRLRAFNEVMINAGKKVGRNIFDQNRTSFGVQYNINKYIGIEAAYIYWIQQQGNGDTFISRHIVRFGVINNFNISGKKPKS